One Nitrospira sp. DNA window includes the following coding sequences:
- a CDS encoding PAS/PAC sensor hybrid histidine kinase yields MLSPPAKEATALEALVRTLSGHASIGIFLTDPQGRTLYLNEQFRRMAGLADSQATGNHWLTVLSPEDHDPIRAEWSQAATEGRSFSREFHFNRADGSICRVKVEAFPLRTETGASTGYVGMVREVTPRQPALEALQVSEEWYRSLIQLSPHAILAYSAGTILFINEAGIRLFGITAAQGIAGRPLSEFFPKEFFEEQSSPALATAPKPATPMERRFTRPDGTIIDVEVVATPVSFDGQPAVQVMVTDITAQKETAARLHHAKKMEAVATLAGGIAHELNNCLTAILGFSDLALPSLVPDSRVHGHVQQVILASKRARDLVMQMLVFGRQAESTKQPISLDILLKETLRILRGRLPDNISVREWIHGATKPVFADPTQIHHVCVSLLAHCEQAMKATGGILEVRLDNIRLGTTGSGQALPLAPGQYVRLTVSDPGEGLGRDRQARLFDPFFTATSAEHGAGTGLAGVQSIVSEHGGTLHATSTVGQGTTIEVYLPAMLHPNSVIVTEPIQEGPAGPAGLKESLAELDKER; encoded by the coding sequence ATGCTTTCTCCCCCCGCGAAAGAAGCCACCGCCCTCGAAGCTCTTGTCCGGACTCTTTCCGGTCACGCTTCCATCGGTATCTTTCTGACGGACCCTCAGGGCCGCACGTTATATCTCAACGAACAGTTTCGCCGCATGGCCGGCCTTGCCGACTCACAGGCGACAGGAAACCACTGGCTCACCGTCCTCTCGCCCGAAGATCACGATCCCATCCGTGCCGAATGGTCTCAGGCCGCGACCGAGGGTCGAAGTTTTTCTCGCGAGTTTCACTTCAACCGAGCCGACGGATCGATATGCCGGGTTAAGGTGGAAGCCTTTCCCTTACGTACCGAAACAGGAGCTTCGACCGGATATGTGGGAATGGTCCGCGAAGTCACCCCGCGACAACCGGCACTGGAGGCCCTGCAGGTGAGCGAGGAATGGTACCGCAGCCTGATTCAGCTGTCGCCCCATGCGATCCTCGCCTACTCTGCCGGCACAATCCTCTTCATCAATGAAGCCGGGATCCGACTGTTCGGAATCACCGCGGCACAGGGTATCGCAGGCCGACCGCTGTCGGAGTTCTTCCCGAAAGAATTCTTCGAAGAGCAGTCCTCGCCGGCCCTCGCGACAGCACCGAAACCTGCGACGCCGATGGAACGACGTTTTACACGGCCCGACGGGACCATCATCGACGTGGAGGTGGTCGCAACCCCTGTCAGCTTCGACGGGCAACCGGCCGTCCAGGTGATGGTCACCGACATCACGGCACAGAAAGAGACCGCTGCTCGATTACACCACGCCAAAAAAATGGAAGCCGTTGCGACACTGGCCGGCGGCATCGCCCACGAATTGAACAATTGCCTGACCGCCATCCTGGGATTCTCGGACCTCGCCCTCCCCTCATTAGTGCCGGACAGCCGTGTCCATGGACATGTCCAGCAAGTCATCCTCGCATCGAAGCGGGCCAGAGATCTTGTCATGCAAATGCTCGTGTTCGGTCGCCAGGCAGAAAGCACCAAGCAACCGATTTCCCTGGATATCCTCCTGAAAGAAACCCTTCGGATCCTGAGGGGAAGGTTGCCGGACAACATCAGCGTCCGCGAATGGATCCATGGCGCGACCAAGCCTGTGTTTGCCGATCCGACCCAGATCCACCACGTGTGCGTCAGTCTGCTGGCTCACTGCGAACAGGCCATGAAAGCGACCGGCGGAATCTTGGAAGTGCGCCTCGACAATATCCGTCTGGGCACCACGGGGAGCGGCCAAGCCCTCCCGCTCGCCCCGGGGCAATACGTGCGCCTCACGGTCTCGGATCCCGGCGAAGGCCTGGGCCGCGACAGGCAGGCTCGGCTGTTCGATCCGTTCTTCACCGCCACCTCAGCGGAACATGGAGCCGGAACGGGACTGGCCGGCGTGCAGAGCATCGTGAGTGAACATGGAGGCACCCTCCACGCAACCAGTACGGTCGGTCAGGGGACCACCATAGAAGTCTACCTGCCCGCGATGCTCCACCCCAATTCGGTGATCGTCACCGAGCCTATCCAGGAAGGACCGGCCGGCCCTGCGGGACTGAAGGAATCCCTTGCCGAGCTAGACAAGGAACGGTAA
- a CDS encoding Phosphoserine phosphatase, which yields MTSLSIPQSSRTSRQTDIAALFDVDNTLLPGQASEVRFFRFLWRRGLVGWREFRESVGWVLRHAPPVSLQPLRERKLYLAGKPAVEVESMAEEFCRAEIFPRLSAQGLSRMDEHRRAGHHIVLVTGSLDFLMAPLATLLEVPTVLAAKLEQRHDRFTGSVCAPLPYGPGKRELIVRLTRQSRIDLSQSFAYGDSPGDVEILQMVGHPLVVNPIRGMASIARRHGWPVTTWK from the coding sequence ATGACCTCCCTCTCAATCCCACAGAGTTCGCGTACGAGTCGGCAGACGGACATCGCGGCGCTCTTCGACGTCGATAACACGCTACTGCCTGGACAGGCGAGTGAAGTCCGGTTTTTTCGCTTTCTGTGGAGGCGTGGCTTGGTCGGATGGCGTGAGTTTCGGGAGAGTGTGGGGTGGGTGCTTCGTCACGCGCCTCCCGTTTCGTTGCAACCGCTACGGGAGCGGAAACTCTACCTGGCGGGAAAGCCCGCGGTCGAGGTAGAGTCGATGGCAGAGGAATTCTGTCGCGCCGAGATTTTTCCTCGTCTCTCGGCGCAAGGGCTGTCTCGCATGGACGAACATCGGCGGGCCGGGCATCACATCGTGCTGGTGACCGGTTCACTGGACTTTCTCATGGCCCCGCTTGCGACGTTGCTGGAGGTGCCGACCGTGTTGGCGGCCAAACTGGAACAGCGGCATGACCGGTTTACCGGCTCGGTCTGCGCTCCGCTTCCCTATGGACCGGGTAAGCGAGAGTTGATCGTCCGGTTGACGCGACAATCCCGCATCGATCTGTCGCAATCGTTTGCCTATGGCGACAGCCCCGGCGATGTCGAGATTCTCCAAATGGTGGGCCATCCGTTGGTGGTGAATCCCATTCGCGGCATGGCCTCTATCGCGCGACGGCATGGATGGCCCGTGACCACATGGAAATGA
- a CDS encoding 7-carboxy-7-deazaguanine synthase — translation MIKVTEIFHSIQGESTHAGRPCAFIRLTGCPLRCTWCDTAYAFYGGRDMTMDEIVEQVRAFDCRLVEVTGGEPLSQPGSPALLTRLCNDGFEVLLETSGAIDTAAVDLRVQVILDVKCPGSGMTDRMHWPNLDRLSSKDEAKFVIKDRVDYEWAREVVCRRDLSTRCTVLFSPVFDEMDPRQLAEWVLADRLPVRFQLQMHKYIWAPSMRGV, via the coding sequence ATGATCAAGGTGACGGAAATTTTTCACAGCATCCAGGGTGAGTCCACCCATGCCGGTCGCCCCTGCGCCTTCATCCGCTTGACCGGTTGTCCGCTCCGCTGCACCTGGTGCGACACGGCCTATGCCTTTTACGGTGGGCGTGATATGACGATGGACGAGATCGTGGAGCAGGTCCGGGCCTTCGATTGTCGCCTGGTGGAGGTGACCGGAGGGGAACCGCTTAGTCAGCCCGGCTCGCCGGCGCTGCTGACCCGGCTCTGTAATGACGGATTCGAGGTGCTTCTGGAAACCAGTGGGGCGATCGATACGGCCGCTGTGGATCTCCGGGTGCAGGTGATTTTGGATGTCAAGTGCCCGGGCAGCGGGATGACCGACCGGATGCATTGGCCGAACCTCGACCGGCTCTCCTCGAAGGATGAAGCGAAGTTCGTGATCAAAGATCGAGTCGACTATGAATGGGCGCGGGAGGTGGTCTGTCGCCGGGATCTTTCGACGCGCTGCACCGTGTTGTTCAGTCCCGTCTTCGACGAGATGGATCCACGGCAATTGGCGGAGTGGGTGTTGGCCGACAGGCTGCCGGTGCGGTTTCAGCTGCAAATGCACAAGTACATTTGGGCACCTTCTATGCGTGGGGTATAG
- a CDS encoding Cytosol aminopeptidase PepA produces the protein MKMMQVQGLVGQAENEAAEVLVLFRCEGESGLTREAAAVDAQLGGQLAELIKRGEFEGKLGEALLLHTQGKAKAKRLLLAGLGKEKDLRLDAFRQALGSAVKRVRQAKVRSFAVVMPETLPHESSVLDVAQALVEGAVLGNYQFTAYRSDNGSKPVDVERLTLYTLQRSQLAQMTEGIRRGVATAEATVLVRDLCNHPSNVMTPTRIVHEARAVAKESGVRLKVLEQKDMERLGMGALLGVARGSHEPPKFIILEYQSAKAKKAERPVVLVGKTITFDTGGISLKPAENMEHMKADMTGGAEVLATMRAAARLKLPLHLISILPVAENMPGGRAMKPGDIVTTLSGKTVEVQNTDAEGRLILADGLAYATRYKPAVLIDIATLTGACVVALGQFAIGMFGNNDQLKGQVRKAGLQAGERVWEMPLWEEYFEQLRSDVADMRNIGGRGGGMITAALFLSKFVGDCPWVHLDIASTDWSERERAYLPKGPTGIGTRLLIQFLIDRTLK, from the coding sequence ATGAAGATGATGCAGGTTCAGGGGCTGGTGGGACAGGCGGAAAACGAGGCAGCTGAGGTGCTGGTGTTGTTCCGTTGCGAAGGTGAATCTGGGCTCACGCGAGAAGCAGCCGCCGTCGATGCACAACTCGGGGGACAGCTTGCCGAATTGATCAAGCGCGGAGAATTCGAAGGCAAACTCGGCGAGGCATTGCTGCTCCATACGCAAGGCAAGGCCAAGGCGAAACGGCTGTTGTTGGCAGGGTTGGGGAAGGAAAAGGACCTGCGGCTCGATGCGTTCCGTCAAGCGCTGGGCTCCGCGGTCAAACGTGTGCGCCAGGCCAAGGTGCGTTCGTTCGCCGTGGTGATGCCGGAAACGCTGCCTCATGAGAGTTCCGTTCTGGATGTGGCCCAGGCCTTGGTCGAGGGGGCCGTGCTCGGCAACTATCAATTCACGGCCTATCGCAGCGACAACGGGAGCAAGCCGGTCGATGTCGAGCGTCTGACACTGTACACGTTGCAGCGGTCGCAACTTGCCCAGATGACCGAAGGCATCCGGCGCGGGGTGGCTACCGCCGAGGCCACGGTCCTCGTCCGCGACCTGTGCAACCATCCGTCCAACGTGATGACGCCGACCCGCATCGTCCATGAAGCCAGGGCCGTGGCGAAAGAATCGGGTGTGCGGCTGAAGGTCCTCGAACAAAAAGACATGGAACGGCTCGGGATGGGTGCGCTGCTCGGTGTGGCCAGGGGCAGCCACGAACCGCCGAAGTTCATCATCCTTGAATATCAGAGCGCGAAGGCGAAGAAGGCGGAGCGACCGGTCGTGCTGGTCGGCAAAACGATCACGTTCGACACCGGCGGCATCTCGCTCAAACCGGCTGAGAACATGGAGCATATGAAGGCCGATATGACGGGCGGCGCCGAGGTCTTGGCGACGATGCGGGCGGCAGCGAGACTGAAGTTGCCGCTGCATTTGATCAGTATCTTGCCGGTGGCTGAAAACATGCCGGGTGGGCGAGCCATGAAGCCCGGCGATATCGTCACCACCCTCTCCGGCAAAACCGTCGAAGTGCAGAACACCGATGCCGAGGGGCGGTTGATTCTGGCCGACGGACTGGCCTATGCCACCCGCTACAAACCGGCGGTGTTGATCGATATCGCGACCTTGACCGGCGCCTGTGTGGTGGCGCTGGGTCAATTCGCCATCGGGATGTTCGGCAACAACGACCAGTTGAAAGGGCAGGTTCGGAAAGCCGGGCTGCAGGCCGGTGAACGTGTCTGGGAGATGCCCCTGTGGGAAGAATATTTCGAGCAACTGCGCAGCGACGTGGCCGACATGCGGAATATCGGCGGTCGGGGCGGAGGCATGATCACCGCCGCCCTGTTCCTGAGCAAGTTCGTCGGCGACTGCCCATGGGTCCACCTCGATATTGCCAGTACCGATTGGAGCGAACGCGAACGGGCCTATCTCCCCAAGGGACCGACCGGGATCGGGACGCGGCTGCTCATTCAATTCCTGATCGATCGCACGTTGAAATGA
- a CDS encoding beta-glycosyl hydrolase → MTLREQIGQLFMMGFTGTTVTKDLASFLKAHQPGGVIFFKRNLESVQQIVDLTNGLQKLSPGSPLLIAIDQEGGRVSRLPGEFTIFPPCEQLGRCNSYELAYSAAATVAKELRAVGINMNMAPVLDVNSNLDNPVIGDRSFGATPDIVAEMGLATIAGLQDNKVVACGKHFPGHGDTATDSHKELPVVDAGLQRLRDVEFPPFQQAIRHGVASLMTAHVLYRTLDPAAPATLSPAVMQRLLREEFRYEGVLFTDDLEMHAIIDHDGIGEAAVRAFVAGCDVLLICKDEERVATAMQAMEHAVNDGRITQDRLEQSLARVARLKARYLQPYKPVMISEARMIVGCRSHKALLDSLRKSYGRLPKPQSVDANQPTPAHDSPVTHV, encoded by the coding sequence ATGACATTGCGCGAACAGATCGGCCAACTCTTCATGATGGGCTTTACCGGGACCACGGTCACGAAGGACCTGGCTTCGTTTCTGAAAGCGCATCAGCCCGGCGGGGTCATTTTTTTTAAGCGCAACCTCGAATCGGTTCAGCAGATCGTCGACCTCACCAACGGATTGCAGAAACTGTCGCCCGGTTCCCCGCTGCTCATTGCGATCGATCAAGAAGGCGGCCGGGTGTCGCGCTTGCCGGGCGAGTTTACGATTTTCCCCCCCTGCGAGCAGCTGGGGCGGTGCAACTCCTATGAACTGGCCTATTCTGCCGCTGCCACCGTTGCGAAAGAGTTGCGGGCCGTCGGGATCAACATGAACATGGCCCCCGTGCTCGATGTGAACAGCAACCTCGACAATCCCGTGATAGGCGATCGATCGTTCGGGGCCACGCCCGATATCGTGGCTGAGATGGGCTTGGCCACCATTGCAGGATTGCAGGACAATAAGGTGGTCGCCTGCGGCAAACACTTCCCGGGCCATGGAGACACGGCGACGGATTCCCATAAGGAACTGCCGGTGGTCGATGCAGGGCTTCAACGATTACGTGACGTAGAGTTTCCCCCGTTTCAACAGGCGATTCGCCATGGCGTGGCGAGCCTGATGACGGCCCATGTCCTCTATCGGACCTTGGACCCGGCCGCTCCGGCGACGTTGTCGCCGGCGGTGATGCAGCGCCTGCTGCGCGAGGAGTTTCGCTACGAGGGGGTCCTCTTCACCGACGACCTGGAGATGCATGCCATCATCGATCACGACGGGATCGGCGAGGCGGCTGTCCGCGCGTTTGTGGCCGGCTGCGATGTCCTGTTGATCTGCAAGGACGAGGAGCGGGTCGCGACGGCCATGCAGGCGATGGAGCATGCCGTGAACGACGGTCGGATCACCCAAGACAGGCTGGAGCAGTCGTTGGCTCGGGTCGCTCGGTTGAAGGCGCGTTATCTCCAACCCTATAAGCCGGTGATGATTTCCGAGGCACGGATGATCGTCGGGTGCCGTTCGCACAAGGCCCTCCTCGATTCGTTGCGGAAGTCCTATGGGCGCCTCCCCAAACCTCAATCAGTCGATGCCAACCAGCCGACACCGGCTCATGATTCCCCTGTGACACATGTCTGA